Proteins found in one Enterococcus sp. 9D6_DIV0238 genomic segment:
- a CDS encoding putative quinol monooxygenase, with the protein MKNKLIDHINSENADCFVYNTASLKVTAGNDYKEVYSQLLDFAKATAAEENCIEFFFTPSDIEKGEFMLWEVWGNMEAFDKHMTQPHTTEILSRNVIELQWNKLASWK; encoded by the coding sequence ATGAAAAATAAATTGATTGATCATATCAACTCAGAAAATGCCGATTGCTTCGTCTATAACACGGCTAGCTTAAAAGTAACTGCTGGTAATGACTATAAAGAGGTCTACAGTCAATTATTGGACTTTGCAAAAGCTACGGCTGCTGAAGAAAATTGCATCGAATTCTTTTTTACGCCAAGTGATATCGAAAAAGGAGAATTCATGTTATGGGAAGTATGGGGAAATATGGAAGCTTTTGACAAACACATGACGCAGCCACATACAACAGAGATTCTTTCACGAAATGTGATTGAACTGCAATGGAATAAATTGGCAAGTTGGAAGTAA